The Mycobacteriales bacterium genome window below encodes:
- a CDS encoding HNH endonuclease signature motif containing protein, translated as STQLRRIITARDRTCRFPGCSRPARHCDIDHDQEWTDHGITATCNLRCLCRMHHQMKTKKHWTSHTQPDQTTIWTSPFGYTTRQPPASYPTTTDPPTETAA; from the coding sequence AGCACACAGCTACGGCGGATCATCACCGCCCGGGACCGGACCTGCCGGTTCCCCGGCTGCTCCCGCCCCGCCCGGCACTGCGACATCGACCACGACCAGGAATGGACCGACCACGGGATCACCGCGACCTGCAACCTGCGCTGCCTGTGCCGCATGCACCACCAGATGAAAACCAAGAAACACTGGACCTCACACACCCAGCCCGACCAGACCACGATCTGGACCAGCCCCTTCGGCTACACCACGCGACAGCCACCCGCCAGCTACCCCACCACGACCGACCCACCCACCGAAA